A segment of the Cohnella algarum genome:
AATCAGCGGCTGGAGCGTGATTTTCGGTATCGCGCACGAGCGCAAAGCCGCGGGAATGTCCCAAATTACCCGGAAGCCGTATTCGTGCCGGTGCTCCTGCAGCTTGATGTAGGCGGAAGCGTGCTGCAGCTCCTCCTCCAGCGTAATCAGCTCCCGTCCGCGGCTCAGGCTGATTTTCATCAGCTTGGACAGCTCCTTGATCATTTCCGCCGAAGATTTGCCCCCCTCCATCGCGCTTTTCCAGTAGATGCTTTCCAGCGTGTTGTACAGCAAATGCGGATTGATCTGCTGGTACAGGATTTGCAGCTGCGCCTCCTTCTGCTTGATGTCCATTTGATATTTGTAGCGCACGAGCCCGTTCAGCCGGCGGGCCATGTCGTAGATGCTGGAGACGAGCACGCCGACTTCGTCGTTTCTTCGCTGCTTCGGCGTTTCCGGCACCGTTTTGCCCGGTTCGTATCTTCGCACGAAATAGACGAGCCGCTGCAGCGGAGCCATCAGCCCTCTCCAGAAGTACAGGATCAGGGCCAGCCCCACCGCGAAATAGGCCACGGAGATGAGCCAAATGATCCGCTTGATTTCGTTTTGCTGCTGCAGCAGTCCCTTCAGCGGAACCTTGTAGACCAGCTTCTGCTGAAGCGCCGCGTTATGATGGACGACGTAAATAAAATCGCGGGTGATGACGTCCCGGCTCCCGGCGACCGGGCCTCCCGCGGCCGCCTCCGCCGGCAATTCCAGCACCCGCCCCGCCTCCGGCGGCAGGGCGAGCTCCCCGTCCGCCCCCGGCATCGCCGCCGTCAAAATCCGGTTGTTCCAGTCGGTGAAATAAAGCTCGCCTTCCGGGACCGAAACGGTTTGCAGCGATTCTCCGATCCGCGCCTCCACGTTCGAGACGACCAGCACGCCGATCGTCCCGCCCTCGTCGATGCGGTTGATCGCCCGGACGTACGCGAGCGTTCGCTGATTTTTTTGCCCTTCGGCCGGAGGCGACAAATGCTCGATCAAGCGCAAATAGCCGTTCCCTTTTTTGGCGACGGCTTCATCGAACCATTCCGGCTTCTCCCGTTCAAGAAAAAAATAAACCCCGGCTTTTCCGGATTCCGGATAATAAGGAGCAAACGAATACGCGTTCGTCGGGTCGTACACAAACAGCGAATAATAGAGCCGCTCATGCTGGCCGGCTTCCTCGGAATAACTGTTGAGCAGATTGCCCAGCCTCTCGTAGGTTTTCACCCGCTCCGTCACCGAACCGTCCGCGGCCGGATCCAGCTGCTGGACCAGCGGATGCTGAAACACCGTCGAGGCCACCTTGTGGATCGATTCGATATCCCGGCTGATCAGCCGAAAGTTTTGATTGTTCAACTCGAGATAGGCGTTGGTGACGTTTCGTTTCAAAATTTGATCCGCTTTATAGTTACCATACGAGTTCAAAATGAACAAAGGGACGACCAGCGCCAAAAACACCAGGATCAGCTGCTGCTTCAGGCCGATCCGCTTGAACGGGCTTTGGAATCCCGCATTCACCTGTTTTCCACCTCCGGCTCTTTCACTATAGCAAGCCCGAAAACCCGCAAGGGATGCGCATTTCTACGCATATCGTGGCGATTCCTAAGATTTGGCGCGGATTCAAAATGAAGTGTAATCAATCCGGCGGTTAAAAGCAACGAAGTTCGTTCGGCCGATGCATAGTCCCGCACACAAAAACGATAGAATCGCTCCTTCATCCGCATGCGCATCTATTTTATGATCGCCTTGCAACACGTCTTGGCAGGATGAAAAAGGAAAGGAGGGCAGCCGGTTTTTTTGATACCGCTTACATCCTCTAGAGGGATGGCTATTCCATTTCGAAGGGAGAATGAAGTTCGTGAACATGCAAAGACGATTAGCCGCCTGGGTCTGCATCCTGTCCATAGCGGCGGGAATGTTCCTGGCCGCCATCGGCGCGCCCGGCCGCGTTCAGGCGGCGGGAGGACCGAATCTGGCGGCGGGCAAGCCCGCGACGGCTTCGAGCCACGCGGACGTGTACGTCGCATCCAACGCGACCGACGGCAATCCGGGCACATATTGGGAAAGCGCGAACCACGCTTTTCCGCAATGGATCCAGGTCGATCTCGGCAGCGCGGTCCCGATCGACCGGGTCGTGCTGAAGCTGCCCGCCGGATGGGAGAGCCGGTCGCAAACGCTGACCGTTCAGGGGAGCGCGGACGGAACGAGCTTCGCGACTTTGAAAGCGTCGGCCGGCTACGTCTTCGATCCGAACGCCGCGAATGCGGCGACGATCGACTTCGCTGCGGCCAGCGCGCGTTACGTGCGGATCCACATCGCCGCCAACACCGGCTGGCCGGCGGGGCAGGTGTCCGAGCTCGAGGTGTACGGCGCTTCCCCGTCCGGAGGCAACGAGACGAACCTGGCCGTCGGCAAGCCGATCGCCGCGTCCTCCTCCACTTTCACCTATGTCGCGGCCAATGCCAACGATAACGACCTCGGCACCTATTGGGAGGGCAACGGCCATCCGAGCACGCTCGCCGTCGACCTCGGAGCCAATGCCCACGTCTCGTCGGTCGTCGTCAAGCTGAATCCGGACCCGGTATGGGCGACGCGCACGCAGACGATCCAGGTGCTGGGGCGCGATCAGAGCTCCGCGGCGTTCGCGAACCTGGTTTCCGCCGCCTCGTATACGTTCGACCCGGCTTCGCAAAATACCGTGACGATTCCCGTCAACGCTACGGCCGGCAGCGTGCAGCTGCGGTTCACGGCCAACTCGGGAGCGCCGGGCGGGCAAGTCGCCGAATTCCAGGTTATCGGCGCGCCGGCTCCGAATCCGGACCTGACGGTCACCGGAATCTCCTGGTCGCCCGCCTCTCCGCTGGAGACGGACGGCCTTACGCTGAGCGCAACCGTCCGAAATGCCGGTTCCGTCGCGTCCGCCGCGACCGAGGTGAACTTCTACCTCGGCGACGACCTTGCGGGAACGGCTTCCGTCGGCGCGCTTGCCGCCGGCGAGTCGGCGACCGTCTCCGCGAACGCCGGACCGAAGGACGCCGGCTCCTATGCCGTCACCGCCAAGGCGGACGAGAGCAACGCCGTCATCGAGACCGATGAAGCGAACAACAACTACACGCACCCCGAGCCGCTTGTCATCGGCCCGATTCAAAGCTCCGACCTGATCGGAACCGTGTCATGGACGCCCGGCAATCCGAACGGCGGCGATGCCGTCGCCTTCTCCGTCACCCTGAAGAACCAGGGCAACATCGCTTCCGCGGGCGGCGCTCACGGCGTTACGGTCGAGCTGAAGAACGCGGCGGGCGCCGTCGTTCAAACGTTTAGCGGCTCCTACAACGGAAGCCTGGCTCCGGGAGCGTCGGCCATCGTGACCTTGGGCTCCTGGACGGCGGCCGACGGCAGCTATACGGTCACGACGACGGTTGCGGCGGACGCGAACGAAGCCGCGGTCAAACGCTCCAACAACGTCAGCACGTCCAGCCTGTATGCCGGCCGAGGCGCGAACATGCCGTTTACCGTCCTGGAGGCCGAGTCCTCCTCCAACGCCACGAACGGCACGAGGCTCGCTCCGAACTTTACGCCGGGCGACTTCGCGGGCGAAGCCTCCGGACGTTCGGCCGTCTATCTGGATGCGACCGGAGAATACGTCGAGTTTACGCTGCCCTCCCCGGCCAATGCGTTCGTCCTGCGCAACGCCGTGGCGGAGAATACGGCCGGAACGATCAGCCTTTACGCGGACGGCGTCGACAAAGGCGACTTTTCCGTCACCTCCAAGTTCTCCTACGTGTACGCCACGCCTTCCACGCTCGGAGAGCTGGGCTATAACAACTCGGGCTCCAAAGCTTACTGGCTCTACGAGGATTCGCAGCTTTTGCTCGATCAAACGTATCCGGCCGGAACCAGGATCCGGATTCAGAAAGACGCCGGAGACGTTCCCTGGATCTACGTGGATATGATCGAGACGGAGCATGTCGCGCCGCCCGCTTCGAATCCGGACCCGGACAAATACGTGGAAGTGTCGGGCGCCAAATCGATCGAGCAGGCGCTGAACGAGTTCAGGCAGGATTCGACCAAGAAAGGAATCTTCATTCCGGCCGGCGAATGGACGCTGTCGTCGAAAATTTACTTGTACGGCCGGGCGACCGAAATTATCGGCGCCGGTCCCTGGCACACGAAGCTGGTCGCTCCGCAAAACCAGACGAATACCGACATCGGCTTCAATATCGGCTCTTCCGCGAACGGCTCCACCATCAAAAACTTGTCCGCCTGGGGCAACTACGTCTACAGGGTGGACGGACCGGGGAAATTCATTGACGGGAACGGCATGCAGAACGTCACCGTCGAGAACGTCTGGGCCGAACACTTCGTCTGTCTGTATTGGGGAGTGAACTCTTCGCACAATACGTTCCGCAACAACCGGATCAAAAACATGTTCGCGGACGGCATCAACATGACCAACGGTTCGTCCTACAACGTCATCGACAACAACTATGCCCGCGCCACCGGCGACGACTCGTTCGCCCTGTTCAGCGCCATCGATGCGGGCGGCTCCTACAACGTCGGCAACGAATACACGAACCTTACGGCCGTCAACGTCCGGCGCGCTGCCGCTTTCGCCGTCTACGGCGGCCAGGACAACCGGTTTCAAAATTTGTACGGCGCGGATACGCTGACGTACCCGGGCCTGACGATCAGCAGCCTAAGCTTCGGATACAACACGCTGGGGTTCGGCGATCTCGATACCGTCATCGACGGCGTAACGCTGGACCGCACGGGCGGCGATTTCTGGACCAGCGTCGGAGCGGACGACAAGATCAACGATTACCAGAACTTCGGCGCCATCTGGTTCTACGGAGGCGATCGGGACTTCAAGAACATTCTGGTGAAAAATGTGGACATCAACGATCCGGTTTACTTCGGCTTGATGTTCCAGTCCAAGTCGCCGGAGAACCTTCCGATGCAGAACGTTCGCCTGGAAAACATCGCGATTAACAACCCGGCCCGCTACGGCATCAAGCTTGTCGCCAAAGCCGAGGAAGGGCAAGGCCCGGTCGTCGGGTCGGCAAGCTTTACGAACGTCCAAGTGAACAATCCCGGCGTCGCAGCCATCTACGGCGAGGACAAATCCCCGAACTTCAACGTCATTCGGATGTCGGGGAATAACTGGTAGCCGCTTCCGCCATGCTGCGCTTTAGGGCCATCCGCAGCGGATGGCCCTTCGTTTGAATTTAACCTATTGCCCCACCTCATACAAGGACTTATCCATCGCCTGAACGAACGGGCTCCACTCGCCGGCCGCGTAAAGCAGCAGCCGATGCATGGCGCGCGTGCACGCCGTATAAAACAGCTTGCGCTCGCTCTCCCGATAATACGTCCGCGAAGAGGCGTCGTAAATCAGAACGGCATCGAATTCGACGCCCTTGGCGAGATACACGGGAATGATCAAGGTTCCCTTCTCGAAGGCGGGCGTGTTCTTCGTCACATGCTTCAGCCCCCGGCAGCCCAGAGACGTCAAGAGATCGTAGGCCTCCTTGCTCTCGGCCGCCGTCTTCGTCACGACGCCGATGGAGGCGAAGCCTTCCGCCTGCAGAGCCGCGAGATCCTCCGCGATGCGCGCCGCCGACTGCTCCGCGCTGTCCGTCTTCGCGAGGAGCGGCTTCTTCCCGCTTCTTTCGAAGGGCACGATCTCCTCGCCGCCCGGCAGCAGCGATTTCGTGAACTCCACGATCTCGCGGGTCGACCGGTAACTGCGAACGAGGCGGAACAACGTTGTTTCAGACTCGCCGTAAAGCCGGACGAGCGGCGAAGCTTCGCCGTACAGCTCCGTAGCCTGAGCGAAGATGGCCTGGCCGAAATCGCCAAGCACGGTCATGCGGGCGCGGGGGAACATTTTTTTGAGAAACTCGTATTGAAACATCGAATAATCCTGACCCTCGTCGACGAAAACGTGCCGGATCTCCGTGTTCGTCCGCACGCCCTCGACGAGCTCTTTTAAATACAGGTACGGCGTCGCATCCTCATAAAAAAGTTCGAGCCGGCCGAGCTTCTCCCGGGTCTGTCGGCAGATTTCCGGCCAGAGCGCGGGAAGGTCCGCTTCGTTCGTCCACTTTGGAAAGGCCCCTTCCTCTTCGAACAACTGGACGTAAAGGCCCGCCATATCGATGAACGACATCCGCTTCACGGCTCGTCTCAGCGGCTTAAAGCGCTCCTTCACGATCATCCGGCGCAGCAGTTCTTCTTCCCGCTCGGCAAAGTCGAAATCGCCCTCGTCCGATCGGCTTTGGCCGGTCAGCCTTTCGCGGACTTCCTCGTAATGTTCGGCAAAATCAAAAACGCCCCTCTCTTTTTGCAGTTGGCCGTACGCCTCGGCGTACTGATCCTTGTCGAGATAATCGAGCTCCTCCCGAACCCAGAACGCCTCCCGCTCCTTGCGCTCCAGCAAGGTCAATTCGCGCAGCAGCCACTCCTGCAGCTGAGCGACGCGGTTGTTCAGGCGAACGGAAGGATCATAGCCGTAAAACTTCGCTTCCATTTGCTCCGCCGTAATCAAATCGCGGTCCTGAAACCGAATGCTCTTGAATCGCATGCCCTCCCGCTCCAACCGCTCCGCATAATTCCGGAGGGCCCGGAGGAACGCCGCGGACGCCTTATACCGCATCCCGTTCAGCCGAGCTTCGTACCCTTGCCCCGATGGTTCGGTCAACACGTATTCGATCTGATCGAAGGGATCCTCCAACCGGAACGTCTTGCCCAGCCAATGGTCCAGATATTCCTGGAAGGTCGTCTGCTGCATGTTTTCTTCGCCGAGCTCGGGAAGGACGGTCGAGACGTAACTGTTAAACATCGGATTCGGAGAAAAAAGAACGATCTGGTCCGCCTTGAGACGCTCGCGGTTTTTGTACAGAAGGTACGCAACGCGTTGTAGCGCCGCCGAGGTTTTCCCGCTGCCGGCCGCGCCCTGCACGATGAGCATGCGGCTTTCGTCGTCGCGGATTATGGCGTTTTGCTCCTTCTGGATCGTCGCGACGATGCTTTTCATCTGGTTGTCCGCGCCCTTGCCGAGCGCCTGCTGCAGCAATTCGTCACCGATCGTCAAGCTCGTGTCGAACACGTTCCGAAGCCTGCCCTCGCGAATCTGGTACTGCCGTTTCAGCGTCATCGTCCCCGCGACGCGTCCCCCCGGCGTGTCATATCCGGCCGCTCCCGGGGAATAGTCGTAGTACATGCTCGCGATCGGAGTGCGCCAGTCGTACACCAGAAAATCCATGCCGTCCGAATCGACGAAGGAGGACACGCCGATATAGATCTGCTCGGTAAAGCCCAAACCGTCCTCGCGAAAATCGATGCGCCCGAAATAAGGAGACGGCAGCAGCCGTTTCATGTTTTTCCATTGCTGCACCCGGAGGCGGTGGCTTCGCTCCCGTTCGGACAACAACGCTTCCTGCTGCTTGATGCTATAGAAGGTCTCTTCAAAATCTTCGTCCGTGCTTGTGTTTACGGTCACTTCCTCCCAAAACCGTTTGCGAATGTCCGCGGCCTGATCGTACAGCCCGGACACCTCCGGCTCCAATTCGGCGATTCTCGCCTGCAGCTTTTCCATAACCGAATCCAGCCGCTCCTGTTCTTGCTTCCAATCCTCAGCGCCGATCATCTTTCGCACCCGCTCCTTCATTCGAATTTGAAGAACAAAAAGGTTTGACAAACCGTCATGCCGCATGGTAAGATTAAATTGTAAATAAGATGGATTAACTTTGCGCAATTTTGAAAAACTGCGCACTGGTTCTCCAATCGTACCACAGTGCTTCTTTGCACGCAACTTTATTTATGCATATGTAAACCCGGCAGCTCTGCCGGGTTTTTTTGAATATAGCGGATTCAGCTCCGGCGGCGCCGGTCGGCCGAGGGGAAGTCCTCGTTGGGAGGCCTCGTATTGGAGTCTACTGAGTTTACTGTGGAGCCTTTTGGAAGGCTATTTGGGAGGCTATTGGGAGGCATTGGGAGGCATTGGGAGGCATTGGGAGGCATTGGGACTTTATTGAGGAGTCATTGGGAGCCTATGTTGGATTTTATCCAATCGACGGAGCGAAAAACGAAAAAGCTTCGATCTAGAGTGGATTTTGTCCAACGAAGAACGGCCATTTCGGCCGAAATGAGCGAAACGGCCTCGCCAGATTGGACAAAATCCACCGAAGCTCAAGGATTTCGCGAAAATGCCGGTTTTGATTGGACAAAATCCACTGTAGCTCCGCCGCACCGCGCTTCTCGATGAAGCTCTTCCGTCCGGATCCGGACAGAAATGCGCAAACAAGCCGAACTATCGTTCCTCCAGAATTCCGCTCATTCTCACTTGCTCGATCATATGTCCGATATTTCCTTCGCCTGCATACAGGGACATATCGAAAAAGTCCCGATGCAAATCCGACCAATATAATTCATTCTCATCCCCGGACACCTGAACGTCGCGCATTAATTTGCCGGCGTACACTTCGACATAGCAATCTTGCAAATAGTAAGTAAAATCCATCAAGTGGCGCAGGACGATATCTTCCTTCGAAATGCCGGTCTCTTCGAACAGTTCCCGGTAAGCGGCGTCGATCCCCGATTCTCCGGGTTCGATTTTTCCGCCGACCAGGTTGCTTAGCCCCTTGTAGGGGTCTTTTAATCTTTTGCACATGAGCAAGCGGTCCATTTCGTTGTTGTAAACCATGAGAACATTATACCCTTGCATGATGGACCTCCGTTTATTTTCTTATGTATGTGTTTTATTCGCCGAATTCTAAAATCCTCCTTCGATCAGGCGCTCTTTGAACTTGCATCCGAGCTTCGAATCTTATACTCTTGTTGAAACGATGGCGATGGATATGAGGGGGCAGCAGCTTTGGAATGTAGAATCGGTTGCGCGGCTTGCTGTATCGTCATCTCGATCTCTTCCCCGATTCCCGGCATGCCCAGCGGCAAGCCGGCAGGCGTTCCCTGCGCGAACCTGACGCCAGACAGGCGCTGCGGCCTGTTCGGCAAGCCGGAACGCCCGGCCGTCTGCGGCAGCTTGCCGCCCTCTCCGGAGATGTGCGGATCGTCGAATGAGGAAGCCTTCGCGATTTTAAGCGAACTCGAACGGGCGACCCGGCCTGACGATGCGCGTTAGCCGCACTTCGCGAGCAAATAACGGTCCCCATACGCCGTTATTGGCGAATTTTCCCGCCTGATAAGCCAATAACGGCCCCGGGAGGCCGTATTGGCGAAAATATCCCCCGCCGCGAGCTAATAACAACCTCCGCTTCCCTACTCGTACAACCAGATCCCCGCTACCGTCATGACCGCCGGCAGCGCGGCTTCGTCCACCGGCACATCGTCAAACCAGCCGCCCACGGCCAGGTTGAGCACGAGGTAGAACGGCTGGTCGAAGGGCATGCCCGGCTCCAGACGGCGCTCGGCGAAGCAGTGCCCGTCGACCAGCCAGCGGATGGAGCCGGCGTCCCATTCCAGCGCATAATCGCGGAATTGGTCGATGGCGCCGTTCTCGAACGCATAGGAAAACTCGTCGATGCTTTTGTTGTCCATATCCTTCCCGTAATGCAGCGTTCCGAGGACTTGCCGGGGCAAGCGGCCTCTCGCTTCCATGATATCGATCTCGCCGGAGGCGGGCCAAGGACCGTAAGCCTGGTCCTGCGGCAACAGCCAGATGGCCGGCCATAGCCCCTGCCCGACCGGCAGCTTGGCGCGCACGACCAGCTTGCCGTTGCAAAAGGAAAGATGGTCCCTCGTGTCCAGACGGGCCGAGGTATAGGCAAAGCTCCGCCCGTCCGTTTCGACGGTTTCGCGGCGGGCGCACAGGTTTAACCCGGATTCGTCGATATACAGGTTGCCGGAATTCCCCGTATAAAACTGCCGCTCCCCGTTGCCCCAGCCCGGGCAGACCGGATTGCCGTCGTTATCGAGCAAATCGTTGCCCAGGCGAATGTTCCATGCGCTCAAATCGGCATGGCCGCCCGCAAAATCCTGCTGCCAAATCAGCTTGTTCATCCTCTGCACGCTCCCTTCGTTTACCCTCAGCATACTTCATTTCCGCGCCCGGTCAAACGAATCCAAAAAAATGGGATAGGGTCAAAAATCATGGCCTTTTTTTCCTATGCCCCTTCTCTTACGATGAGAAAAGAAGGAGGCACGGAGCATGCTTCAATCCAGGACAGGACAAATCAAAACCTTTTTCAGGCAGTGGCAGCTGCAAAGCATGGTCATCCCGGGCATTGTCTGGATGTTCATCTTCTGCTATATCCCCATGTTCTGGCTCATCATCGCCTTTATGGACTACAGCATCGCCAGGCCGATGCTGGAATCGCCCTTCGTCGGGCTGAAGCACTTCGAGGATTTCGCGACGGACGACCGCTTCTGGCGCTCGATCCGCAATACGCTGGGGATGAGCGCCATCAAGCTCGCGCTGGGCTTCCCCATTCCGATTTTGTTCGCCTTGCTGCTGAACGAAATCCGGAACGTTCGGTTCAAGCGCACGGTGCAGACCATTTCGTACCTGCCGCACTTTATCGCCTGGACGATTTTCGGCGGCATTATCCTCAACTGGCTGGGCGAGGGCGGCGTAATCAACCAGCTGATGATGGGGCTGGGGCTTCAGGAGCGCGAAATTCTGTACAACAGCGACCCGAAGTACTTTTGGTGGACTATTTTTTTCTCCGATATTCTGAAAGAAACCGGCTGGAGCGCCATCATCTACATCGCGGCGATCACGAGCATCGATCCGGGGCTGTACGAGGCGGCGGAGCTGGACGGGGCCAACCGCTGGCAGCGAATGTGGCATATCACCATTCAAAGCATCCGCCCCACGATCGCCATTCTGTTTATTCTGGCGGTCAGCGGGATGCTCGGCAGCAACTTCGAGCAAATCTTTATGCTGCAGAACAACATGAACCTGAGGATGGCGGAAAGCCTGGATTTGTACATCTATAACATGGGCTTGGTATCCGGGCGCCATTCCTTCTCGACGGCCGTCCTGTTCGCCCGCTCGATCGTGGCGCTTGGGCTGCTGCTTCTGGCGAACCAAACATCCAAAAAACTGACCGGCGACGGCATTTTCTGATCGGGGAGGCGGCGGATCCATGAACATACGCAGAACGTATCGGCGCATCGGAGCCTTCGAGGTCTGCAATACCCTGCTGATGCTGGCCGTTTGCTTTATCACGCTGTACCCGATGTGGTTCGTCTTCATCAACTCGCTCAATTCGCCGGAGCAGGCGCTGCTCGGCACGGTCAACTGGTTTCCGAAGGAATGGTCGCTGGCCAGCTACAGCGTCGTGTTCAACGACAAAAGCCTGATGAACGGCTTTTATATCACGACTCTGCGCACCGTGATCGGAACCGCGGCGCACGTGCTGTTCACCGCCATCGTGGCTTACGGCATGAGCAAGACCCATTTGATCGGCCGCAAAGTGTACATGAAAATCGCCTTGATCACGATGCTGTTCTCGGGCGGGCTGATTCCCACGTTTATCCTGATGACCAAGCTGGGCCTGTACGACAACTTTTTGGTCTTCATCATTCCGGCGATGTACACGTTTTTCAATATGGTCATTTTCATGAGCTTTTTTCGCACCATCCCCGAAAGCCTGGAGGAATCCGCAAAGGTGGACGGGGCTTCGGACTACGGGGTCCTGTTCAAAATCGTCCTGCCCAACAGCATGGCCGTGATCGCCACCATTTCGCTTTTTTCGGCCGTTTACCACTGGAACGATTATTACCAGGGCGTCATCTACATCTACTCGCAGGAGAAGCTGCCGCTGCAAACCATTTTGTATAAAATCATTGCGGAGAACTCCATGTCGTTCATGCAGCAGCAAGCGATGGCGCAGTTCGGCGCGAGATTGCCCGGCAATTCCATCAAGTTCGCCTCCATGATGGTGGCCACCCTGCCTATACTGGCGTTCTATCCCTTTATTCAGCGCTATCTCGTCAAAGGCGTGATGATCGGCGCCATTAAAGGGTAAGCAATAGACAAACGAAAGGATGATCATGGAATGAAAAGCAACTCCGTCAAGCAATGGATGGCCGTCGCGATGGCCGTCGTCCTGATGCTGGGCTTGGCCGCGTGCACCGGGTCCGGGTCCAACGAAAGCACACCGAGCCCGCAGCCGTCGGGCAGCTCGCAGCAGCCCTCGGGCGAAGCGTCGCCGAACCCCGACGAACCCGGATGGAAGCTGGATACCAGCCCCGTGGATTTGACCTGGTTCGTAGGCGCCAACTGGTACGCCCATTCCTGGGGGGAAAGCCTGGCCTCCAAGTACGTCACGGAAAAAACGGGCGTCAACGTCAAGCTGGAAGTCCCCTCCGGCGAAGCGAACGAGCAGATCACGCTGATGATGACCTCCGGCAAGCTGCCGGACCTGATTACGCTGGGCTCGTGGGAAAACGCTGTCAAAAAGCTGTGGGAAGGCGATCACGTATATGCCCTGAACGAATTGGCGGACCAGTACGATCCCTACTTCTTCAAGGTGGCGGGCGACGGCGCGCTGAAGTGGTATCGCCAGGAAAACGGCAACACGTACGGCGTTCCGAACGATTCCTACAGCCCAAGCCTGATGCGCGAAACCGGCATTTCGGCCGCCAACCAGACCTTCCTGGTGCGCAAAGACCTGTATGAGGACATGGGCAAGCCGGACTTGACCACCCCGGAGGGCTTCCTGAACGCGCTTCAAGTGCTGAAGGATCAGTATTCCGAGTACAAGGGCCAGCCCATCAGCCCCTTCTTCGCGCAGGGGAACGTGCCTTACGGGATGACCGAGTACCTGCAAAACCTGCTGGCCGTTCCGCACGAGAAGGACGGCAAAGTGTACGACCGCATGACCGATCCGGATTATATCGCCTGGCTGAAAACGTTCCGAACCGCTTACGAGCGCGGGCTGATCAACG
Coding sequences within it:
- a CDS encoding glycoside hydrolase family 16 protein, encoding MNKLIWQQDFAGGHADLSAWNIRLGNDLLDNDGNPVCPGWGNGERQFYTGNSGNLYIDESGLNLCARRETVETDGRSFAYTSARLDTRDHLSFCNGKLVVRAKLPVGQGLWPAIWLLPQDQAYGPWPASGEIDIMEARGRLPRQVLGTLHYGKDMDNKSIDEFSYAFENGAIDQFRDYALEWDAGSIRWLVDGHCFAERRLEPGMPFDQPFYLVLNLAVGGWFDDVPVDEAALPAVMTVAGIWLYE
- a CDS encoding ABC transporter permease — translated: MLQSRTGQIKTFFRQWQLQSMVIPGIVWMFIFCYIPMFWLIIAFMDYSIARPMLESPFVGLKHFEDFATDDRFWRSIRNTLGMSAIKLALGFPIPILFALLLNEIRNVRFKRTVQTISYLPHFIAWTIFGGIILNWLGEGGVINQLMMGLGLQEREILYNSDPKYFWWTIFFSDILKETGWSAIIYIAAITSIDPGLYEAAELDGANRWQRMWHITIQSIRPTIAILFILAVSGMLGSNFEQIFMLQNNMNLRMAESLDLYIYNMGLVSGRHSFSTAVLFARSIVALGLLLLANQTSKKLTGDGIF
- a CDS encoding carbohydrate ABC transporter permease translates to MNIRRTYRRIGAFEVCNTLLMLAVCFITLYPMWFVFINSLNSPEQALLGTVNWFPKEWSLASYSVVFNDKSLMNGFYITTLRTVIGTAAHVLFTAIVAYGMSKTHLIGRKVYMKIALITMLFSGGLIPTFILMTKLGLYDNFLVFIIPAMYTFFNMVIFMSFFRTIPESLEESAKVDGASDYGVLFKIVLPNSMAVIATISLFSAVYHWNDYYQGVIYIYSQEKLPLQTILYKIIAENSMSFMQQQAMAQFGARLPGNSIKFASMMVATLPILAFYPFIQRYLVKGVMIGAIKG
- a CDS encoding extracellular solute-binding protein, whose product is MKSNSVKQWMAVAMAVVLMLGLAACTGSGSNESTPSPQPSGSSQQPSGEASPNPDEPGWKLDTSPVDLTWFVGANWYAHSWGESLASKYVTEKTGVNVKLEVPSGEANEQITLMMTSGKLPDLITLGSWENAVKKLWEGDHVYALNELADQYDPYFFKVAGDGALKWYRQENGNTYGVPNDSYSPSLMRETGISAANQTFLVRKDLYEDMGKPDLTTPEGFLNALQVLKDQYSEYKGQPISPFFAQGNVPYGMTEYLQNLLAVPHEKDGKVYDRMTDPDYIAWLKTFRTAYERGLINVDFLVDSDTQVEEKTNNARYFMMIREWTGMTAVNPMLAASGNPDSYYIAVDGPQNSNGDSAKLFPGNMDGWMVTMISKTTKNPERAIRFLSYLASEEGQRDLFLGKEGETWDMADGKPQLKAEMVQLLETDIEKLEKEYGIVDTYWMMRNPVLVNQWRPEKASVIKQMEDFANGQADIDGGIYKGLDPLGDSDAAVAWSRISQNWEEVLPELITAKDEAAFDKIFESFLARRQEYGFDKVMEYRQAELDARKAKMAE